The Spirochaeta cellobiosiphila DSM 17781 genome contains the following window.
TTTTCCGGGCACAAAAACAGGGCCAAACCCTTCGGGACGGCTATGCAGGTTAGCTAGGCGTTATACGGCAGACTGTCCTCAAAAAATGGACAAAATAAAAAAGAAATACGATATAATGCTATATAACCTTTGAATAGGAATACTAAATGAACGAGTATAAAGCACTTATTAAGAGAATATTAGATTTTAGAAATGCAAGAGATTGGAAAAAATTTCACACAGAGGAGAATCTGGCGAAATCAATTTCTATAGAAGCAGGTGAATTACTTGAACACTTTCAATGGGGTGATTCAATTAATAAGGATGAAGTTTCAAATGAATTAGCTGATATCCTCATATATTCATTTCTGCTATCAGAAAAATTAAATGTTGATCCAATAGAAATAATGAACAAAAAAATTTCTGAAAATGAGGAAAGATTCCTGATACAAAATGTTAAAGGAAATAGTGGTAAAAAAACGAGAACAGATAAATTATGATCGGGTGCATATCTCAATATCATTTTAAGAAGAACTCATTAGAAGAAATTAGTCTCAGAGCAAAGGGAAAGAATTGGCCAATCGTTTATATACTTAAAAACTCAAATATGGCTTATGTTGGTGAAACAACAAGTGCTGTAAAGAGAATGAAAGATCATCTTGATAATTCAAAAAGAGATATATTTAAAACCATATATTTAATAGAAGATGAAACTTTTAACAAATCTGCAACTTTAGACATAGAATCAAAATTAATTGAATATATTTCCGCTGATGGGCATTATTCCTTGCAAAATAATAATCGAGGACTTAGAAATCACAACTATTACAATAAAGACAAATATAAAATACTTTTTAATGATATTTGGGATGAGCTTAAGGCATTAGAAGTTGTATCTCATACTATTCCTGAAATTGAGAACAGTGATTTATTCAAATTTTCTCCATACAAAACCTTAACTGAGGATCAATTTGAAATAGTTGAAAATCTTGATAGTATCTTTAAATCGAAAAGTGAATCGACTAGTATTATCAACGGTGAGCCTGGATCTGGAAAAACAATACTTGCTATTTATTTGGCAAAATATATTGCCTCAGATGAAGCGTATAATTCATTCAAAATAGGAGTTATATTTCCACAAAC
Protein-coding sequences here:
- a CDS encoding nucleotide pyrophosphohydrolase; the encoded protein is MNEYKALIKRILDFRNARDWKKFHTEENLAKSISIEAGELLEHFQWGDSINKDEVSNELADILIYSFLLSEKLNVDPIEIMNKKISENEERFLIQNVKGNSGKKTRTDKL